The genomic region AGCAGTCTGTTTTCAATAATACTCAGGCTTGTGAACGTATTTCTTGTAACCGGCAGCAGAGCATATAGAGTGAGGGCTATTATTGCCGGAGTCTGACCGACTCCCTTGAAACCAAGCTCTCTAAGTTCGGGGAAACGGAATGAGAGCCAGGCCAGAGGAGGAATAAGAATTCCAAACAGGGCAAGGGATGGAATCGTCTGGAGCGAATTAATAATAGCAAAAACTGAAGCCCGGGACTTTTCTCTTTTCCATGCAAGAATCCCCAGGGGGATGCCGATTATCAGAGCCTGAAAGACTGATCGAAGGGATAGATAAAGGTGTCTGCCCAGTTCTTCATAAAAGCGTTTTTTCTCATTGCCGAATTCTTTAAAGATTCCCAGGTCTTTCATTGTTCCGCTGAGTGCAAAAGCAGTTATGATTAACCAGGGAAGGAGCTTTAATAATGAGGGTATATTCTCCCTTTTTCCACTGTTCATCAGCAGATAGGATGAAAGGAAAAGCATCCAGGCTCCTCCTGACATACTGATACGGCCATATGCATATTGGTCAATTGCCAGCACGAAAGCACTGAGCACCAGTGCCGTCAATGTCAGAGAGAGAATCAGACAGCCCGCAATATAATTGATTATCTGCTTTCCTGGAGAGAGCTTAAGGAAGCTGTTCAGGAGAACGGCGGCAATGAGAAGCAGAATTGCAACGGGGAGCCAGAAAGGAGTACTGCTGAATAGAGAATACCCTGTTCCCTCGACAACTCTGTTTTCCTTGAGAATGATAAAATTCATAAATAAAGCCGCAATCCCGGTGAAAATACCGGGATAAGCGGCTTTTCCTGATTCAGGTTTGAAGAAAAACTTCATGGATTTCTACTTAATAAATCCTTTTTCTTTCAGGTATTCTGCAGCCACATCTGCTGTATTCTTCCCCTCAACGGCAATAGAGGAGTTGAGAGTCTGAAGTGTTTCAAGGCTGAGTGATTCAAATACGGGTTTCAGCAGGGATTCAATTTCAGGGTATTTCATGAAAACCTCAGAGCGAACAAGAGGAGCCGGTTCGTATACGGGCTGAACATTCATGGAATCTTCCAGAACCACCAGTCCCAATGCCGAGAGCTGTCCGTCGGTTCCATAGGCCATGGCGGCATTAACGCCTTCAGTCTTTCTTGCGGCTGCCTGTTCTGTCTGTGAAGTATTTCCCCCGGATAGAATAAGGAGCTGACTCTTCTCCAGTTTGAATCCATAGGCTGCTTCGAATGCGGGGAGTGAATCGGGTCTGGAAGCAAACTCCTCGGAACCTGCCAGTTTGAGTTCTCCACCTCTGTTTACATAGTCTGCGAGGTCTTCAAGTGTTTTCAGGCCTTCCGCATCTGCCAGATCTTTCCTGACACATATAGCCCAGGTGTTGTTGGCGGGAGCCGGAGTCAGCCATACAATTTTGTTAGCTTCGAAATCCAGTTTTGCGACTTCTTTATATCCTTTTTCTCTGTCTTTCCATATGTCGGAATCA from Oceanispirochaeta sp. M1 harbors:
- a CDS encoding ABC transporter permease, whose amino-acid sequence is MKFFFKPESGKAAYPGIFTGIAALFMNFIILKENRVVEGTGYSLFSSTPFWLPVAILLLIAAVLLNSFLKLSPGKQIINYIAGCLILSLTLTALVLSAFVLAIDQYAYGRISMSGGAWMLFLSSYLLMNSGKRENIPSLLKLLPWLIITAFALSGTMKDLGIFKEFGNEKKRFYEELGRHLYLSLRSVFQALIIGIPLGILAWKREKSRASVFAIINSLQTIPSLALFGILIPPLAWLSFRFPELRELGFKGVGQTPAIIALTLYALLPVTRNTFTSLSIIENRLLDAGRGMGMTTSQLFWKVELPIGLPIILGGVRIALVQTTGNTTVAALIGAGGLGFFVFRGLEQAAPDLILMGVIPIILLVILLDKVVGLLIKLLTPKGLELLYDSM
- a CDS encoding ABC transporter substrate-binding protein, whose protein sequence is MKHKSFLLLVILCFIGGTLFAAGAQEEAAPQLEMSKGPVLVASKIDTEGALLGNLIKLVLEENGFEVVDKISFGPTDVVRRAIISGEIDIYPDYTGNGAFFFNQADSDIWKDREKGYKEVAKLDFEANKIVWLTPAPANNTWAICVRKDLADAEGLKTLEDLADYVNRGGELKLAGSEEFASRPDSLPAFEAAYGFKLEKSQLLILSGGNTSQTEQAAARKTEGVNAAMAYGTDGQLSALGLVVLEDSMNVQPVYEPAPLVRSEVFMKYPEIESLLKPVFESLSLETLQTLNSSIAVEGKNTADVAAEYLKEKGFIK